The following are from one region of the Deltaproteobacteria bacterium genome:
- a CDS encoding acyl-CoA synthetase — MSDAKIPWPGYRSPPEKLNLAIEVLDSSVARGCGPRAALVGEHGAITYQALLQQVNAVATGLIDRGLNRGDLVLIKMGNSPEFAMAFLAAVKLGVVPVLVNSLLSTGELRSIVEQCQPKLIFTEAARAEAVRELRASGLIDQVVCRDGAGENEISFKSLTAHPDRAFASADTLANEPAFIVYTSGTTGKPKGIVHAHRWIVALGDLNRYRLPPQDNDVVLATGEWSFISALGHNLLFALRNGVTGAVLSSRATPENILAAIEKYRVTVLHSVATVYRRLLAMPEFEKQHDLSTLHCAHSTGEALREATYNEWQQRVGSELYEHYGVSEYQLVIGHGVRHAVKPGSVGKRLPGVGVAIFDDEFRPVHTGELGQFAISTEDPGLFLGYYKDRERTEAVVRNGWYFTGDLAYQDHDGYFFIAGRRDDCFKSRGIFISPTEIENALQKHPAIVEAAVVAEPDAEIGNKIRAVVVLSEGQTASDELNQQIRDSLRSQLAPYKIPHVIEFATSLPKSAVGKILRAAL, encoded by the coding sequence ATGAGCGACGCGAAGATCCCCTGGCCAGGCTATCGAAGCCCGCCTGAAAAACTCAATCTTGCCATCGAAGTACTCGACTCCTCGGTCGCGCGCGGCTGCGGCCCGCGCGCCGCGCTCGTCGGCGAGCATGGAGCGATAACCTATCAAGCGCTTTTGCAGCAGGTGAACGCCGTTGCCACCGGTCTAATCGATCGCGGCCTAAACCGCGGCGATCTGGTGCTGATCAAGATGGGCAACTCGCCCGAGTTCGCCATGGCGTTTCTCGCCGCGGTGAAACTCGGCGTCGTTCCGGTGCTGGTGAATTCGCTGCTCTCCACGGGCGAATTACGTAGCATCGTGGAACAGTGTCAGCCTAAGTTAATTTTTACCGAAGCGGCGCGCGCCGAAGCGGTGCGCGAACTGCGCGCCAGCGGGCTAATCGATCAAGTGGTCTGCCGCGACGGCGCCGGCGAGAACGAGATTTCGTTCAAGTCGCTGACCGCGCATCCCGACAGAGCGTTTGCCAGCGCCGATACCCTGGCAAACGAACCGGCCTTCATCGTCTACACCTCCGGCACCACCGGCAAACCGAAAGGTATCGTTCATGCGCACCGCTGGATCGTCGCCCTGGGCGATTTGAACCGCTACCGTTTGCCGCCGCAAGACAACGACGTCGTCTTGGCCACCGGCGAATGGAGTTTCATCAGCGCCCTCGGCCACAATCTGCTTTTTGCACTCCGCAACGGCGTCACCGGCGCGGTCTTATCCAGCCGCGCCACGCCGGAAAATATTCTCGCCGCGATTGAGAAATACCGCGTCACCGTGCTTCATTCCGTCGCCACTGTTTACCGCCGATTGCTCGCCATGCCCGAATTTGAAAAGCAGCATGATCTCAGCACGCTTCACTGCGCCCACTCCACCGGCGAGGCGCTCCGCGAAGCGACTTATAATGAATGGCAGCAGCGCGTCGGCTCCGAGCTCTACGAGCATTATGGCGTCTCTGAATACCAGCTCGTCATCGGCCATGGCGTGCGCCACGCCGTCAAACCCGGCTCGGTGGGAAAACGACTTCCGGGCGTTGGCGTCGCCATCTTTGACGATGAATTCCGACCCGTGCACACCGGTGAGCTCGGCCAGTTCGCGATCTCGACTGAAGATCCCGGTCTATTTCTCGGCTACTACAAGGATCGCGAACGAACCGAAGCGGTGGTTAGAAATGGCTGGTACTTCACCGGCGATCTCGCTTACCAGGACCACGACGGCTACTTCTTCATCGCCGGCCGTCGCGACGACTGCTTCAAAAGCCGCGGCATCTTCATCTCGCCGACCGAAATCGAGAACGCTTTGCAAAAGCATCCCGCTATCGTCGAAGCCGCCGTGGTCGCCGAACCCGACGCCGAGATCGGCAACAAAATTCGCGCGGTGGTGGTTCTAAGTGAAGGACAGACGGCTAGCGACGAGCTCAATCAACAAATCCGCGACAGCTTACGCAGCCAACTCGCGCCGTACAAAATCCCGCATGTGATAGAATTCGCCACGAGCTTGCCGAAGAGTGCCGTCGGAAAGATTCTGCGCGCCGCGCTGTGA
- a CDS encoding DUF309 domain-containing protein has translation MDARLREGIRLFNDRQFFASHEIIESFYQETEAVNKPFLEGLIQLAAGFRMFADFGETKASVRLIYQALIRFENFHPAFLQVKVAELCQASEAWAKAAEAADAQPAIANMPKISLQRFGLF, from the coding sequence ATGGATGCTCGGCTGCGAGAGGGCATACGTCTATTTAACGATCGGCAATTTTTTGCCAGCCACGAAATTATCGAGAGCTTTTATCAAGAAACCGAGGCGGTGAATAAACCGTTTCTCGAAGGCTTGATTCAGCTGGCGGCGGGCTTTCGCATGTTCGCCGACTTTGGCGAGACCAAAGCCTCGGTGCGGCTGATATATCAGGCGCTGATCCGCTTCGAAAATTTTCACCCGGCGTTTTTGCAAGTGAAGGTCGCTGAGCTTTGCCAAGCTTCAGAGGCCTGGGCAAAGGCGGCAGAGGCAGCAGATGCGCAACCGGCGATCGCCAACATGCCAAAAATCTCGCTCCAGCGTTTCGGTTTATTTTAA
- a CDS encoding MFS transporter, translated as MRFSPTPWLIAGLAFVVLGISRGIHSSFGVFNVALLDTFGWSRGATAGIFSVVLTVDALLSPVVGYLLDRFGTKKISIIGCLTLSAGLFLSSQVTALWQLYISFGLVLAVGFTFTGMVPHIFLISEWFSSNRASAIGIVYAGTGVGILILAPLSEWLISSHGWARAFEIYSFVVLLMLLPIAWLFYLPGPFGEQRRQHGEKKAVTKQWTAKLALQSLQFWLLFFARICAASGTTVIVTHQVAHVAEVGYSKLLAASIFGFAGITSSFGRVFFGFIADRLSRQGAYTLNIVMTLVGVGALMLLRDATHTWLLYVYVIFFGLGFGSRAVIFSALTADTFSGKGFGAILGYSTVAVGVGGALGSYLGGAFYDWTGSYLVSFGLSALVLSLSDVCIWLASITSVANYDKRLWQRGV; from the coding sequence ATGCGCTTCTCTCCGACACCTTGGTTGATCGCCGGTCTTGCTTTCGTCGTGCTCGGTATCTCGCGCGGCATTCATAGCTCCTTCGGTGTATTCAACGTCGCTTTGCTCGACACCTTCGGCTGGAGCCGGGGCGCCACCGCGGGAATTTTCTCAGTGGTGTTGACCGTCGACGCGCTGCTCTCGCCGGTGGTCGGTTATCTGCTCGACCGCTTCGGCACGAAAAAAATCTCCATCATCGGTTGTCTGACGCTCAGCGCCGGACTGTTTCTCAGCAGCCAAGTGACGGCGCTCTGGCAGCTTTATATCAGCTTCGGTTTGGTGCTGGCGGTGGGCTTCACCTTCACCGGCATGGTGCCGCATATTTTTCTGATCTCCGAATGGTTCTCATCCAATCGCGCCTCGGCCATCGGCATCGTCTACGCCGGCACCGGCGTCGGTATTCTCATCTTGGCGCCGCTCAGCGAATGGCTGATTTCCAGCCACGGCTGGGCGCGCGCCTTCGAGATTTATTCCTTTGTTGTGCTGCTCATGCTGTTGCCGATCGCTTGGCTGTTTTACCTTCCCGGTCCGTTCGGCGAGCAACGGCGGCAACATGGCGAGAAAAAAGCAGTGACCAAACAGTGGACCGCCAAGTTGGCGCTGCAAAGTTTGCAATTCTGGCTGCTGTTTTTCGCGCGCATCTGCGCCGCGTCGGGAACCACGGTGATCGTTACCCACCAAGTCGCCCACGTCGCCGAGGTCGGCTACAGCAAATTGTTGGCGGCGTCGATCTTCGGCTTCGCCGGCATCACTAGCAGCTTCGGTCGAGTCTTCTTTGGCTTTATCGCCGACCGGCTGTCGCGCCAGGGCGCTTACACGCTCAACATCGTCATGACTCTGGTTGGCGTCGGCGCTTTGATGTTGCTGCGCGACGCGACTCATACTTGGCTGCTCTATGTTTACGTGATTTTTTTCGGCCTCGGCTTCGGTTCCCGTGCCGTGATTTTTTCCGCATTGACCGCGGATACTTTTTCCGGCAAAGGGTTCGGCGCGATTCTCGGCTATTCCACGGTGGCCGTCGGCGTCGGCGGCGCGCTGGGTTCTTATTTGGGCGGCGCGTTTTACGATTGGACCGGCAGTTATTTGGTTTCCTTCGGCTTGTCCGCGCTGGTGTTGTCGCTTTCCGATGTCTGTATTTGGCTGGCGTCGATTACTTCAGTGGCCAATTACGACAAGCGGCTTTGGCAACGCGGGGTTTGA
- a CDS encoding UbiD family decarboxylase — translation MAKKKLAVAKKLPPVPVRRYPDLHDHLERLEREGLLIRVKEQVCKDQEMHPLVRWQFRGGIKEKDRKAFLFENPVDARGKQYDIPVAIGILAANRQIYGIGLGADPASVNQLWAEAKANPIAPVEIPSAAAPVHEVVFQGDQLQVPGQGLDALPVPISTPGWDNAPYISAAHFITQDPDSGIHNIGTYRAMIKASDRVGCNPSLELGQGIYIHWEKYRARKAKMPAALCIGGVPAISYVAAQKLNYDVDEFAVAGGLVKAPIRVVKAKTVPLIVPADGEIIIEGWINTEWLEPEAPFGESHGHVNPKEYNPYMEVTAITRRKKAILCSIISQVTPSESSVIKKMAYEPLYLDHLRNVLGIKSVLRVMLHEPLTATQKLTIIQMRQPSPAEVWRALMGAVTFRPSMSKIVIAVDEDIDPDNLDAVFWALGYRSQPHRDVQIIRGTDIGHAPRHDARGSADDSCLLWDATLKETLPPISLPKKEYMERARQLWERLELPKLEPESPWYGYSLGDWNPELDAEAKLAVAGEFWRTGEKIAGERKRTDEVAVNTSYYGHQKEK, via the coding sequence ATGGCCAAAAAAAAGTTAGCGGTAGCGAAAAAATTGCCGCCCGTTCCCGTCCGAAGATATCCCGATCTGCACGATCATTTAGAGCGACTCGAACGCGAAGGTTTGCTGATTCGCGTCAAAGAACAGGTCTGTAAAGATCAGGAAATGCATCCCCTGGTGCGCTGGCAATTCCGCGGCGGCATCAAGGAAAAAGACCGCAAGGCCTTTCTCTTCGAAAATCCGGTCGACGCGCGCGGCAAACAATACGACATCCCGGTCGCCATCGGCATTCTGGCGGCGAATCGACAGATCTACGGCATCGGCCTGGGCGCCGATCCGGCAAGCGTGAATCAACTCTGGGCCGAAGCGAAGGCAAATCCCATCGCCCCCGTGGAAATCCCATCCGCGGCCGCGCCGGTGCATGAAGTCGTGTTTCAAGGCGACCAACTTCAAGTACCCGGCCAAGGGCTCGATGCGCTTCCGGTGCCGATTTCCACGCCGGGCTGGGACAACGCGCCCTATATCAGCGCCGCCCATTTCATCACCCAAGATCCCGACAGCGGTATCCACAACATCGGCACCTACCGGGCGATGATCAAAGCGAGCGATAGGGTCGGTTGCAATCCGTCGTTGGAATTGGGCCAGGGCATCTACATTCACTGGGAAAAGTACCGCGCGCGCAAAGCGAAGATGCCCGCGGCACTCTGTATCGGCGGCGTGCCGGCGATCTCCTATGTCGCGGCGCAAAAACTCAACTACGATGTCGACGAGTTCGCCGTCGCCGGCGGCTTGGTCAAAGCGCCGATTCGCGTCGTCAAGGCCAAGACGGTGCCATTGATCGTTCCCGCCGACGGCGAAATCATCATCGAGGGTTGGATCAATACCGAGTGGCTCGAACCCGAAGCGCCCTTTGGCGAGTCGCATGGTCATGTGAATCCGAAAGAGTACAATCCCTACATGGAAGTCACCGCGATCACGCGGCGCAAAAAAGCGATTCTCTGCTCGATCATCAGCCAGGTAACTCCGTCGGAATCGAGCGTGATCAAGAAGATGGCCTACGAGCCGCTCTACCTCGATCATTTGAGAAATGTTTTGGGCATCAAGTCGGTCCTTCGCGTCATGCTGCACGAGCCGCTCACCGCGACGCAAAAACTGACCATCATTCAAATGCGCCAACCGAGCCCAGCCGAAGTCTGGCGCGCCTTGATGGGCGCGGTGACCTTTCGCCCGTCGATGTCGAAGATCGTCATCGCCGTCGACGAGGATATTGACCCGGATAATCTCGACGCCGTCTTCTGGGCTCTCGGTTACCGTTCGCAACCGCATCGCGACGTGCAGATTATTCGCGGCACCGATATCGGCCACGCGCCGCGCCACGACGCGCGCGGCTCGGCGGACGATTCCTGTTTGCTCTGGGATGCGACGCTAAAAGAAACCTTGCCGCCGATCTCACTGCCGAAGAAAGAATATATGGAGCGCGCACGGCAACTCTGGGAGCGGCTGGAGCTACCCAAGCTCGAACCCGAGTCGCCCTGGTACGGCTACTCGTTGGGCGACTGGAATCCTGAACTGGACGCCGAAGCCAAGCTCGCCGTCGCCGGTGAATTTTGGCGCACCGGTGAAAAGATCGCCGGCGAGCGCAAACGCACAGATGAAGTCGCGGTCAACACTTCGTACTACGGTCACCAGAAAGAAAAGTAG